The Nostoc sp. 'Lobaria pulmonaria (5183) cyanobiont' DNA window CTTTGGCAGTGGCGGAATGCAGCTCTTAAAGCAGCGATCGCCACTGATGTGCCACCAATGGAGGTAGATTGGCTACTTTTAGAAGTTGCTGGGTTAGACCGCTTGGCACTGCGTTTGGAGTCTTTTAAAAACTGGCCGCAAATCCAGCTGCAATTGCCGCTAGATGAGTTAGAGCAGCTATGGCAGAGGCGATTAAATGACCGCTTACCAGTGCAGTATATTGTGGGAGTTACACCCTGGCGTCAGTTTAAAATTGGGGTGTCGAATGCGGTTTTAATTCCCAGACCAGAGACAGAGTGTTTAATTGATTTAGCTGAAGCATCTGCTAGCAATGCCTCAGGACACTGGGCAGATTTGGGTACTGGGAGTGGAGCGATCGCACTGGGATTAGCAGATGTCTTGCCAAAAGCAACAATTCATGCAGTTGATTACAGTTTAGAAGCTCTGGCGATCGCACAAACCAATGCCCATAATTTAGGTTTTGCTAACCGGATTAAATTTTATCAAGGTTTCTGGTGGGAGCCACTGGCATTCTTAAAAGGTCAGTTCAGTGGTATGGTGTCAAATCCTCCTTACATACCCACCAGTACTTTACCTACTTTGCAACCAGAAGTAGTTAACCACGAACCGCATCTAGCTTTAGATGGTGGCGTTGATGGCTTAGATTGCATTCGCCATTTGATCGAAATCTCCCCCACTTATTTGCAACCTGGTGGCGTGTGGCTGATTGAGATGATGGCTGGACAGGCAGATACAGTGCAAGAACTTTTACAAAATCAAGGTAGCTATTATAAAATTCAAATTCACGCTGATTTAGCTGGAATTGAACGCTTTGCCCTGGCCTACAAAAGTTAGGAAATAGGGCATGGGGCATAGGGAATAGGAAAAATGTCCCATGCCAAACCCGATAAAAATGACACAAGTTTCTCTAACAAATCTAATAGCTGGCGCACGTGCTGGTCTTTTGGTGAGCTTTCCGACTGATACTGTTCCGGCACTTGCAGTAGTACCAGAAAAAGCAGCATTAATTTTTGCGGCGAAGCAACGTAGTCAAGACAAACCTTTGATTTTGATGGCTGCTAATGCTAAAGATTTGTGGCTGTATGTCAAAGGTAGTGAGAACGAGTATAAAGTTTGGCAAGAAGTAGCAGATAAATATTGGCCAGGAGGGCTGACATTAGTTTTGCCAGCGAGTCAACGCCTACCAAAAGTTATGAATCCCATCGATCCTACAACAATTGGCATTCGAGTACCAAACAGTGCGATCGCTCAAACTATTTTGGCTCAAACAGGCCCTCTTGCTACCACTAGCGCCAATTTTTCTGGTCAGCCGCCTCTGCAAAAAATGGCAGAAATTGAGAATCAGTTTCCCAAGGTTCTGACTTTAGCAACGACAGAATACCAGGGTGAAATACCAGGGATGGGTATACCTTCCACCGTTGCTAAATGGACAGGGATAAATTGGCAGATATTGCGGCAAGGTGCAATTGAGTTAGATTTATCAACTGATAACCAAGTATAGGTAGCTATAATGTTGTTTTCGTGTTTTAAC harbors:
- a CDS encoding L-threonylcarbamoyladenylate synthase; this encodes MTQVSLTNLIAGARAGLLVSFPTDTVPALAVVPEKAALIFAAKQRSQDKPLILMAANAKDLWLYVKGSENEYKVWQEVADKYWPGGLTLVLPASQRLPKVMNPIDPTTIGIRVPNSAIAQTILAQTGPLATTSANFSGQPPLQKMAEIENQFPKVLTLATTEYQGEIPGMGIPSTVAKWTGINWQILRQGAIELDLSTDNQV
- the prmC gene encoding peptide chain release factor N(5)-glutamine methyltransferase, encoding MGEKHLIVSGLQLWQWRNAALKAAIATDVPPMEVDWLLLEVAGLDRLALRLESFKNWPQIQLQLPLDELEQLWQRRLNDRLPVQYIVGVTPWRQFKIGVSNAVLIPRPETECLIDLAEASASNASGHWADLGTGSGAIALGLADVLPKATIHAVDYSLEALAIAQTNAHNLGFANRIKFYQGFWWEPLAFLKGQFSGMVSNPPYIPTSTLPTLQPEVVNHEPHLALDGGVDGLDCIRHLIEISPTYLQPGGVWLIEMMAGQADTVQELLQNQGSYYKIQIHADLAGIERFALAYKS